ACCGTCCGCAGCGCCCAACGATCCCCTTCCACCAGAACACTCTTAAACCGCTCACACCAAAGCGGTCCAAAACGATCCCGCGACCGATTAAACCAAAGCGTGAATCGTTGCTTGAGGGTCTTCATCATCCAGGAAACATCCCCCATCCGTCGCAACAGACTCTTCCGCAAGTCCATCCCTTCCAAAGTATGATCCCGAAGGTGCCCCTCCAAAACCTCAGCCCGCATCGGATTCCAAGGCGTAGGCTTCGGATAGAGCCGACGATACCGACGCACCAACTCCTCATCCGAAATACTCACCTCCGCCGGCACCTCCACCAAAACATGGAAGTGGTTCTTCATCACCGCATAGGTAACCACCCGAATCCCCGAGAAATCAGCCACCTGCCAAATCATCTTCCGCAAAACCTCCCTCTCCCGATCCCCAAAGAGAGCCTCCCCATTCACCGTTCGACTCATCACATGGTAGTAGGCTGTTTGCCCATCAAGACGCATCCGTTTTCTTCTCATGGTCTCCAGTTAAAGCAGATACTTAGATATTGAACAAGAATAATCAACCAGGTTACTAAAAAAGATATTTTAAAATTAGATCTCCTGTGAGAACCTCTCAAACTTCCAATTCCCTTCGGAGTCTTTCCCTAGGGTGATGTATAGGGTTTGAGATTCGTTCTGCTTGGTTCCGCTGCTGCGGGTCAGGGTGGCCTCCACGGTGGTTTTTACTCTAGCTTCTTTTTCGTTGGGGAACGATATGGATGGGGAGCGGAATTGTAGGTCTACGGTTTGGCCGGATTGGATTAGGCCTAGGTAGCCTATCGCGAGTTCTTTGGGGCTCCGGACGCCTTGGGCGTTGGGGTAGCGGCTTTCTAGGACTACTGGGTTGGCGAGTAGGTCTTGGAAGGTGCTGATCAGTTTTGCTTTTCCGAGAAGGCCTTCGGAGGAGGAGTTTGAAATGGTGTTGGAGAGTTCTTCTAGCTTTTCGCGGATGATGTCTTCTTCTGATGATCTGAAGCCGAAGTACCAGATCGCGGTTCCGATGAGAAGAGCCAGGAAGGCAAGGAGGGGGCGAGGAATTTTCATGAAGATCGTGGCTTGCAGATTTTTCGCTGGTCAGGCTAACCTGAGAAATGAGCGTAAACGAGACAGTTCTGCAAATTTTTCGGGACAGCGGTGCCCTTCTGGACGGGCATTTTATTCTGCGGTCTGGGCTCCGCAGTCGTCAGTTTTTCCAATGCGCTCAGGTCTGTCAGTATATGGACAAGGTTACGGCCTTGGCGGAAATGCTCTTGAAGAAGCTTGAGGGATATTCTTTTGAAACGGTCATTGCTCCGGCGATGGGTGGTTTGGTGATTGGTCAAGAGGTGGCCCGTCAGGCCGGAGTGCGATTTATTTTTGTGGAGAAAGAGAACGATCAACTCGTTCTGCGTCGGAATTTCAAAGTTTCTCCGGGGGAGAAGGTTCTTATCGTTGAAGATGTTGTTACCCGTGGGGGACGGGCAAATGAGGCCATTGCGATTGCGCAGGAGTTGGGTGCAGAAGTCGCCGCTCTCTCTGTTCTTGTGGACCGTAGCAGTGGTAAGGCGGATTTTGCGGTGCCGTTCGTTCCGTTGATCTCGATGAACGTTGAAACCTTTGATCCGAACAACCTTCCAGAAGACTTGGAGAAGATTCCGGCGGTGAAGCCGGGGTCTTGAAGCTTGGGGAGCGGGGAAATTTGGTGTCTGATCCTGTCAGCCTCAGCTTGCCTTTCGAGGGGTTTGTTCTAGCTTCTTATAGGTAATGCCAGTGTTCGCCACAGCAAAGGCCGGGGGGTCGCCAAAATCTGCCGCGAGATTTTTCTCGGCGGCGGCACCATTTTTGGAGGCACTCGACCAGTTTTTTTCAGATCAACGCAGCGAGTTTGAGCCGGAGTTGAGAGAGTTGGTGCAGTATGCGCTGTCCCATAGCGGGAAGCGTTTGCGTCCCATTTCTCTTTACCTGACCGGTGCCTCTGCAGATGGGGGATTCAATGCCGACATGGTTCGGGCTGCGGCGGTGGTGGAAATGGTTCATTTGGCGACCTTGGTCCACGACGATATTCTCGACGGGGCGGATTTACGGCATAAGCAGGAGACTGTTTCCCGCAAGTATGGGGTGCCTGCAGCGGTTTTGCTGGGCGATGCTCTCTTTGCTCAGGCCTTACAGTTGGCCAGCGGATTTGCGACCACGGAAGTGTGCCGTCTGGTTTCGGAGGCGACCCGAAAAGTGTGTGCCGGAGAGATTGAGCAGACCTTGGACGGCAAGGCTCCCGACGATGACACGCAGCGGTATTTTCGAATCATTGAACGCAAGACGGCCGTTCTTTTTCAGGTTTCCTGCCGATTGGGGGCTCTCCTTGGGGCTCCGGGGCCCGATATGGCCGAGACGGCTGGAGAATTTGGGCGCCATGTCGGCATCGCTTACCAGATTTACGATGACTTGGTCGACGTTATCGGTTCGGAGAAAGCGATCGGAAAGACGTTGGGCACAGATTTTGCCAGCGGCAAACGGACCCTCCCTTTCATTCTTCTTTTTCAGGAGTTGGAAAGTGGCGAGAGGGAAAACCTTTTGGCCAGTTTCGCTGGAGGCGACGAATCGGCGCCCGATGGCGTCGATATTGGGAAGTTGATGGTCGAGAAAGGCGTGGCCGAGAGAGTTGGCGAATTCTTCGGTCTGGAGATCGGGAAAGCGAAGGCCGCCGCTAAAATTCTAGCGGAGTCCGATGGAGGCGAAGGGCTCTACGATCTGGCAACTTTCATAGAGGGGCGTTTCGCTGGATTGCTCGGCGACGAGAATTCCTAAATTCCGGCAGGAAATCTGCTTTCGAAGGATTGGCTCGCCCGTCTTTGACCTTGCGTTTTAAGGCATTCTCGGGTGATCTTCAGAATTGTGAGTGATCGATCAACAGCAGCGGCGGCAGGAGTGCAAACGGGTAAAGTCGGATTGGCTGACTCGGATGCGCGTCTGATTGAGAGCGTCCGTTCCGGAAACATCGCGGCCTTTGATCAGCTGGTTAACAAGTATAAACAGCGCATTTTTGCGATCATCTACAATATGACCTCGAACCGTGAGGACGCCGCCGATTTGACGCAGGATTGCTTCATTAAGGCTTTTCGTTCTCTCGACCGATTCAAAGGTCGCTCTCATTTCTTTACTTGGCTTTATCGCATCGCCGTCAACGCGACCCTCAGCCACATCAAGCGGAACCGGTATCGCCGCTTTTTCAGCTTCGAGAATCTGAACGAGGAGGGCGTTAGTCCTGACTTGGCAGAGGCTCTGGCTTCGAAAATGCAGACCGAAAGACCCGTAATGTTGGGGGAATTGCAGGAAAAATTGAACGAAGCTCTCCAATCGCTGTCTCCCAAACATAGAACTGTCGTAGTTTTGTTTGAGATTGAAGGTTTGAGTCATGAAGAGATTTCTGAAGTTTTGCACACGTCGGTGGGAACAGTCCGTTCCCGGCTTCACTATGCAAAGCGTCAGCTGCAAGCATCTCTTCAGCCATACCTCGGTTAGCGAGGAACGATGCTAGAGCTTAAAGACGAAGATAAAAAAACATCCTTAGAGGATCTCCTCCGGGTCAAGCGGGCTGAGAAGCCTGATGATGCCTTTTGGCAGAAGTTTGACCGGGATCTGGAGAAGAGGATTGTTAAATCGGTGGTCCATCGGGAATCGCCGGTACAGTCCGTTCTGCAATGGGTCTACCATCACGGGAAGAGCATCACAGCGATTTCCTGTGTCTCGGTGGGAGCCTATTTTCTTTTTTCGGATGCTGACGTTGCTCCTGTTAAAGAAACTTATGTGGCCGATGTGAGGCCAGCTCCGGCGGCAACGGAAGCTCTCGCCAAGGTGGATACCTGGTCGAGCGGAAGCGCACCCTCGTTGAAGGGTTCGGAGCAGGATTATGTGATTGAAGTGCTCTCGAGTGGAGCAGGGCCCTCTAGTGGCGCCGGAAGATCATGGTTGGGAAATTCCTCGCAGGAGGATTCAGGCTCTTATTATGTAGCCGACCAATTATCTTCCAGCGAATTGGGGTGGTCGGGCGAGCGGTTGCCGTTCTAATTTAGGCGTCCATGTGGCGTTTCGCTTTTATTTTTTTAGGGCTTTTGAGTCCTCTTGCAGTTCCTCACCTCTTTGGAAGTGAGGCCCTGGCTCTGGAGCGGCGTCTGACGACGGTTTTTCGGGACAATAACGCGAAGGTCGTCCGGATCAAGGCTGCCTACGAGAGCGAAACGGAAAACGGGAAGGTTTCCCTTCGAGTGGGGACAGGATTTTTCGTGAGTTCGGATGGGTTGATTCTAGCGAACTCGAGTGTCACGGAGGGTGCGCGCCGGATCTGGGTGGAGCAGGGAGATACAAGCTATGTGGCCGAGATGGTCGGGTCGGATGCGGAGACCAACATTGCCCTCCTCCAGGTCACGGACCAGCCCAAGGGCAGTTTCGACTTTATTCCCGTGGATGAGCAGCCTTATCCGGACGTCGGGACCCTCTTGCTCTCGATCGGTTGTGCACTGGAGTTCGATCCGGCCCCGCGCCTGGGCTTGGTCAGTGGGCAGGACTCGAATTTCGGGCAACGCGTATTTCCGACGGCCTACATTCGCACGACGATTCCGGCCAATCCGGGGGAGGGCGGTTCGCCGGTTCTCGACCTCAATGGACGGTTGCTGGGAATGATCGTTGCCTCTCTGCCGGAGGTCGGTGCTTCGTATGTGATCCCGGCAAGTGCAATCGGACGGGTTCGCGATGATCTAATGCTCAATGGATCCGTGCAATACGGTTGGATCGGGGTTGAGGTGGAGAGTCGACCTCGCGGTGCTGACGATGAGGCTCCGCTTCTTGTGACCAGTGTCGTTCCCGGAGGTCCGTCCGATGTGGCGGGGATTCAGGAGGGAGACCGGATTCAGAAGATCAACGGTTTGTCGGTACCTACGATTAACGTCATGAGGCATCGTTTCTTCCTCGCGCGCATCGGGCAGTACATTGATTTCATGATCGAGAGAGAGGACAAGGTCCTCGATTTAG
The Puniceicoccus vermicola genome window above contains:
- a CDS encoding transposase, with product MRRKRMRLDGQTAYYHVMSRTVNGEALFGDREREVLRKMIWQVADFSGIRVVTYAVMKNHFHVLVEVPAEVSISDEELVRRYRRLYPKPTPWNPMRAEVLEGHLRDHTLEGMDLRKSLLRRMGDVSWMMKTLKQRFTLWFNRSRDRFGPLWCERFKSVLVEGDRWALRTV
- the pyrE gene encoding orotate phosphoribosyltransferase, whose protein sequence is MSVNETVLQIFRDSGALLDGHFILRSGLRSRQFFQCAQVCQYMDKVTALAEMLLKKLEGYSFETVIAPAMGGLVIGQEVARQAGVRFIFVEKENDQLVLRRNFKVSPGEKVLIVEDVVTRGGRANEAIAIAQELGAEVAALSVLVDRSSGKADFAVPFVPLISMNVETFDPNNLPEDLEKIPAVKPGS
- a CDS encoding polyprenyl synthetase family protein; protein product: MPVFATAKAGGSPKSAARFFSAAAPFLEALDQFFSDQRSEFEPELRELVQYALSHSGKRLRPISLYLTGASADGGFNADMVRAAAVVEMVHLATLVHDDILDGADLRHKQETVSRKYGVPAAVLLGDALFAQALQLASGFATTEVCRLVSEATRKVCAGEIEQTLDGKAPDDDTQRYFRIIERKTAVLFQVSCRLGALLGAPGPDMAETAGEFGRHVGIAYQIYDDLVDVIGSEKAIGKTLGTDFASGKRTLPFILLFQELESGERENLLASFAGGDESAPDGVDIGKLMVEKGVAERVGEFFGLEIGKAKAAAKILAESDGGEGLYDLATFIEGRFAGLLGDENS
- a CDS encoding RNA polymerase sigma factor, whose protein sequence is MSDRSTAAAAGVQTGKVGLADSDARLIESVRSGNIAAFDQLVNKYKQRIFAIIYNMTSNREDAADLTQDCFIKAFRSLDRFKGRSHFFTWLYRIAVNATLSHIKRNRYRRFFSFENLNEEGVSPDLAEALASKMQTERPVMLGELQEKLNEALQSLSPKHRTVVVLFEIEGLSHEEISEVLHTSVGTVRSRLHYAKRQLQASLQPYLG
- a CDS encoding S1C family serine protease, encoding MWRFAFIFLGLLSPLAVPHLFGSEALALERRLTTVFRDNNAKVVRIKAAYESETENGKVSLRVGTGFFVSSDGLILANSSVTEGARRIWVEQGDTSYVAEMVGSDAETNIALLQVTDQPKGSFDFIPVDEQPYPDVGTLLLSIGCALEFDPAPRLGLVSGQDSNFGQRVFPTAYIRTTIPANPGEGGSPVLDLNGRLLGMIVASLPEVGASYVIPASAIGRVRDDLMLNGSVQYGWIGVEVESRPRGADDEAPLLVTSVVPGGPSDVAGIQEGDRIQKINGLSVPTINVMRHRFFLARIGQYIDFMIEREDKVLDLGVRVGERPAAE